The Phaeobacter gallaeciensis DSM 26640 genomic sequence CGAAGCGATCGACCAGGGTCTGTTGAAGATCATGGCCAAGATGGGGATTTCGGTGATCTCTTCTTATCGCGGCGGTCTCAACTTCGAGGCCGTGGGCCTCAGCCGTGCCATGTGTGCGGAATTCTTCCCCGGCATGACGTCACGGATTTCGGGCATCGGTGTGACTGGCATCCAGAGCAAGCTGGAGGAAATCCACGCCAAGGCATGGGATAATGGTCAGGATGTCCTGCCCATTGGTGGTTTCTACAAGGCGCGTAAATCTGGCGAGACCCACGCCTGGGAAGCGACTTCCATGCATATGATGCAGATGGCTTGTAACCGCGCCTCTTTTGAGTTGTGGAAGCAGTATTCGGCCAAGATGCAGGCGAACCCGCCGATCCATCTGCGCGACCTGTTGCAGATCAAGCCCATGGGCGAGGCGGTGCCGATTGAGGAAGTCGAAAGCATCACTTCGATCCGCAAGCGATTCGTAACACCGGGGATGTCTCTCGGCGCGCTGTCGCCCGAGGCGCACAAAACCCTGAACGTTGCGATGAATCGGATCGGTGCTAAGTCCGACTCGGGCGAGGGTGGTGAAGATCCGGCGCATTTCGTGCCGGAGCCAAACGGCGACAACCCCTCTGCCAAGATCAAGCAGGTGGCGTCGGGTCGTTTTGGCGTGACTGCGGAGTATCTGAACCAGTGCGAAGAGCTGGAAATCAAGGTGGCCCAAGGCGCCAAGCCGGGCGAGGGCGGTCAGCTGCCGGGGATGAAGGTCACCGACCTTATTGCTCGCCTGCGCCACTCGACCAAAGGCGTGACCCTGATTTCACCACCGCCGCACCACGATATCTACTCGATCGAGGATCTGGCGCAGCTGATCTATGATTTGAAACAGATCAATCCGCGCTGCAAAGTGACGGTGAAGCTGGTGGCGTCTTCCGGTGTTGGCACCATTGCCGCCGGCGTGGCAAAGGCGAAGGCCGATGTCATCCTTATTTCGGGCCACAACGGCGGCACCGGGGCGTCGCCTGCGACCTCGATCAAATATGCAGGCTTGCCGTGGGAAATGGGCCTCACTGAGGCGCATCAGGTGCTTGCGATGAACAACCTGCGAGAGCGGGTGACGTTGCGCACCGACGGTGGTCTTCGCACTGGGCGTGATATTGTGATGGCAGCGATGCTGGGTGCTGAGGAATACGGTATCGGCACCGCCGCGCTGATTGCCATGGGCTGCATCATGGTGCGCCAGTGCCAGTCCAACACCTGCCCTGTTGGCGTCTGTACTCAAGACGAAGCCCTGCGCAGCAAGTTCACCGGCAATGCCGACAAGGTGGTGAACCTCATCACCTTCTATGCGCAGGAAGTCCGCGAGATCCTTGCCTCCATCGGTGCCCGTTCTCTGGACGAGGTGATCGGTCGGGCGGATCTTCTGGCTCAGGTGTCCCGTGGTTCTGCGCATCTGGATGATCTGGACCTGAATCCGCTGCTGATCACCGTCGATGGCTCTGCCAATATCGTCTACAACCGTGACAAGGACCGCAACGCGGTGCCTGACACGCTGGACAAGGAAATTGTGCGCGACGCTGCGCGTTTCCTTCAGGACGGCGAGAAGATGCAGCTATCCTATGCGGTGCAGAACACGCATCGCACCGTGGGCACCCGCACTTCCAGCCATATTGTTCGCAACTTCGGTATGCGCAACACGCTGCAATCAGACCATCTGACGGTGAAGCTGCAAGGCTCCGCAGGTCAGTCGCTCGGGGCGTTTGCCGCACCAGGTCTGAAGCTGGAAGTATCCGGTGATGCCAATGACTACGTTGGCAAGGGTCTGTCCGGCGGTACCATCGTCGTGCGCCCGCCTATGGCGTCGCCGCTCAATGCGAGCGAAAATACCATCGTTGGTAATACTGTTCTTTATGGTGCGACGGACGGATATTTGTTCGCTGCGGGCCGTGCTGGTGAACGCTTTGCCGTCCGTAATTCCGGTGCGAGCGTGGTGGTTGAGGGCTGTGGCGCCTGTGGCTGTGAATACATGACCGGTGGTATCGCGGTGATCCTCGGCTCCATCGGTGCCAACTTCGGCGCGGGCATGACCGGGGGCATGGCCTATATCTACGATCCTGATGGGAAGGCTGAAACCATGATGAACATGGAGTCGCTGGTGACCTGTGCGGTGACCGTCGCCCACTGGGAAGATCAGCTGAGAGGTCTGATCGAACGTCATCTGGAGGAAACCGGCAGCCGCAAAGCAGCTGAAATCCTGCAGCATTGGGACAATGAGAAGGGCAATTTCCTGCAAATTTGCCCGAAGGAAATGCTGAATAAACTGCCGCAGCCTCTGACGCTTGAGGCTACAGCCGTTCCGGCGGAATAGGCCCCGCCACTTCCTCTGCATGTGCCTTGGATAGGCTCCGACCGCTGCTGTGGTCGGGGCCTTTTCACATCTGTTTACTGCAGCTGGGCAATCTCTTGCGGGTGAAGGGATTTCCCGGTTGGAGCAATCCCGATCTCTGCCGTATAGAGACCATATGGCGAAGGCAGCAAAATCATCCGGGGCAAGCAAATCCTCGACCAAGGGCAAACCCCGCAGCAAGGCAACTGCCAAGGGCAAGGTCCGCGCAAAGCTCTCTCCCCGTAGCTTGTTGCGGCGCTGGTTGGGGCGGGCTGCTTTGGGTTTTCTGGTTGTGACCCTGCTGCCAATCCTGCTGTTTTCGGTGGTTAATCCACCCATCACCCACACCATCTGGTCAGAATATCGCCGCCTTGGGGATATTGATCGTGAGTG encodes the following:
- the gltB gene encoding glutamate synthase large subunit, encoding MTKYDAEWVRAEEAKRQWMAENGLYAEEEEHSSCGVGLVVSVNGKRSRKVVEAGIDALKAIWHRGAVDADGMTGDGAGIHVQIPAPFFYDQVRRTGHEPREDQLMAVGQVFLPRTDFGAQERCRTIVESEVLRMGYYIYGWRHVPVDVTCLGEKANATRPEIEQILISNSKGVDEETFERELYVIRRRIEKAAAAAQVGQLYVASLSCRSIIYKGMMLAEQVAVFYPDLMDERFESAFAIYHQRYSTNTFPQWWLAQPFRMLAHNGEINTLKGNMNWMKSHEIRMASSTFGDYAEDIKPIVASGSSDSAALDSVFEVLVRAGRSAPMAKTMMVPESWSKQAVELPQAWRDMYSYCNSVMEPWDGPAALAMTDGRWVCAGLDRNGLRPMRYVVTGDGLVIAGSEAGMVPIDEATVVEKGALGPGQMLAVDMKKGKLFHDTAIKNKLAAALPFGDWVKKINDLDGTLATATEKPLFSGDELRRRQIAAGYTIEELEQILAPMAEDGKETLASMGDDTPSAVLSKMYRPLSHFFRQNFSQVTNPPIDSLREYRVMSLKTRFGNLKNVLDEDSSQTEIIVLESPFVGNSQWDELVQNLNAPLAEIDCSFAPGQGSLNAALARIRAEAEEAVSSGAGHIVLTDQHSGEGRVAMPMILATSAVHSHLTRKGLRTFCSLNVRSAECIDPHYFAVLIGCGATVVNAYLAEDSLADRIERGLLDGSLTENVARYREAIDQGLLKIMAKMGISVISSYRGGLNFEAVGLSRAMCAEFFPGMTSRISGIGVTGIQSKLEEIHAKAWDNGQDVLPIGGFYKARKSGETHAWEATSMHMMQMACNRASFELWKQYSAKMQANPPIHLRDLLQIKPMGEAVPIEEVESITSIRKRFVTPGMSLGALSPEAHKTLNVAMNRIGAKSDSGEGGEDPAHFVPEPNGDNPSAKIKQVASGRFGVTAEYLNQCEELEIKVAQGAKPGEGGQLPGMKVTDLIARLRHSTKGVTLISPPPHHDIYSIEDLAQLIYDLKQINPRCKVTVKLVASSGVGTIAAGVAKAKADVILISGHNGGTGASPATSIKYAGLPWEMGLTEAHQVLAMNNLRERVTLRTDGGLRTGRDIVMAAMLGAEEYGIGTAALIAMGCIMVRQCQSNTCPVGVCTQDEALRSKFTGNADKVVNLITFYAQEVREILASIGARSLDEVIGRADLLAQVSRGSAHLDDLDLNPLLITVDGSANIVYNRDKDRNAVPDTLDKEIVRDAARFLQDGEKMQLSYAVQNTHRTVGTRTSSHIVRNFGMRNTLQSDHLTVKLQGSAGQSLGAFAAPGLKLEVSGDANDYVGKGLSGGTIVVRPPMASPLNASENTIVGNTVLYGATDGYLFAAGRAGERFAVRNSGASVVVEGCGACGCEYMTGGIAVILGSIGANFGAGMTGGMAYIYDPDGKAETMMNMESLVTCAVTVAHWEDQLRGLIERHLEETGSRKAAEILQHWDNEKGNFLQICPKEMLNKLPQPLTLEATAVPAE